A window of Flavobacterium flavigenum contains these coding sequences:
- a CDS encoding helix-turn-helix domain-containing protein yields the protein MNRKVKFNYAFKLECVELVLKKHYSNVYVSRLKGLDESNIRKWVAFYKAYGKDGLLPRRNHNYTVDFKLKVLKAIKKESLSLRETSVKFNIADAAILLKWQKDFANFGVEALQPKPKGRPKSMSNFKRKKRKSDKPLSREEELLLEIEALRCENDLLKKLQALIQAEEAAKKRKP from the coding sequence ATGAACAGAAAAGTAAAATTCAATTATGCATTTAAGTTAGAATGTGTAGAATTAGTTTTAAAGAAACATTATTCGAACGTGTATGTTTCAAGATTGAAGGGTTTGGACGAGTCCAATATCCGTAAATGGGTAGCTTTTTATAAAGCATACGGCAAAGACGGCTTATTACCTAGAAGGAATCATAATTATACGGTTGATTTTAAGTTAAAGGTTCTAAAAGCCATTAAAAAAGAATCACTTTCCTTACGCGAGACCTCGGTGAAGTTTAATATTGCCGATGCAGCTATTCTGTTAAAATGGCAAAAAGATTTTGCTAACTTTGGAGTTGAAGCATTACAACCAAAACCCAAAGGCAGGCCCAAATCTATGAGCAATTTCAAACGTAAAAAACGCAAATCAGACAAGCCATTATCCAGGGAAGAAGAACTTCTCTTGGAAATTGAAGCCCTGCGCTGTGAGAACGATTTGCTAAAAAAGCTACAAGCCTTAATTCAAGCCGAAGAAGCAGCCAAAAAGCGCAAGCCATAA
- a CDS encoding nucleotidyl transferase AbiEii/AbiGii toxin family protein, whose amino-acid sequence MSAVSPVLRKTIQELFTLPSLEKFGLGGGTNLALQYNHRISDDIDLFCHEIIGLAGYEQIINEVKGLYGEKVFGISFPCDINDQFTFLRFFLKADGLTIKVEVIQNMKHLDPIEVTEGIRVFSKKDIGLYKLSCAVNRGSKKDIYDLDFITNDIPLIKLYQLLQSKTERYCEPEDKSIFDLDGVCAVKHPEKLLDFDNIPTSANIPAHTHDSINIIEGGKTFAVAKIEWRSKMRRLYEYLGLQFPGPKGISIR is encoded by the coding sequence ATGAGCGCAGTCTCTCCCGTCCTAAGAAAAACCATTCAGGAGTTATTTACACTTCCTTCCTTAGAGAAATTTGGTTTGGGAGGTGGAACCAATTTAGCTTTGCAGTATAATCATAGAATATCAGACGATATCGATTTATTCTGCCATGAAATAATAGGTTTAGCAGGTTATGAACAAATTATAAATGAGGTTAAAGGTTTATATGGCGAAAAAGTATTCGGCATAAGTTTTCCCTGCGATATAAACGACCAGTTTACATTTTTAAGGTTTTTTCTTAAGGCAGACGGACTGACCATCAAAGTCGAAGTAATACAGAACATGAAGCATCTGGATCCAATAGAAGTAACAGAAGGTATACGGGTGTTCTCTAAGAAAGATATTGGGCTTTATAAACTTTCGTGCGCTGTTAATCGCGGAAGCAAAAAAGATATTTACGATTTAGATTTCATTACCAATGATATCCCATTAATTAAACTCTATCAACTGCTCCAATCCAAAACCGAACGCTATTGCGAACCTGAAGATAAATCAATTTTTGATCTGGACGGTGTATGCGCAGTAAAACATCCCGAAAAACTTCTGGATTTTGACAATATTCCTACTTCTGCCAATATTCCGGCACATACACATGATAGCATTAACATCATAGAAGGAGGCAAAACTTTTGCTGTGGCCAAAATTGAATGGCGTAGTAAAATGAGAAGGCTTTATGAATATTTAGGCCTTCAGTTTCCTGGCCCAAAAGGCATTTCAATCAGATAG
- a CDS encoding GIY-YIG nuclease family protein, translating to MENFEEFQNRFDDITFSLSRDDIMELNKLDNGPLNNVISRINKHCYGVTVVDGNSQINIEMFYVTNDNELQGYIINLILDEKYYFHLLMRFATFLAEQFEDVNAISAFNTFQIKLRGFLEKLDFFTTTSLELKPYLGQNAVMVSTGSRGIKNIILIEHADFYRDFFNKNYKLERIKNSEYVYLMVNSDSGYIKIGTSINPHYREKTLHSQEPKIFLIAQWKCNKHVEKQLHEKFKDKRIRGEWFNLQLKDLKNIEEFMSNYN from the coding sequence ATGGAAAACTTCGAAGAATTTCAGAATAGATTTGATGATATAACATTCTCTCTTTCAAGAGATGATATTATGGAGCTTAATAAGTTGGATAATGGACCTTTGAATAATGTAATTAGCCGAATCAATAAGCATTGTTATGGTGTTACCGTTGTTGATGGGAATAGTCAAATAAATATAGAAATGTTTTATGTGACTAATGACAATGAACTACAAGGTTATATTATTAATTTAATCTTAGATGAAAAGTATTATTTTCATCTTTTAATGCGCTTTGCAACCTTTCTTGCAGAACAATTTGAAGATGTAAATGCAATTTCTGCATTTAATACATTTCAAATAAAACTTCGAGGATTTTTAGAAAAGTTAGATTTTTTTACTACTACCTCATTAGAATTGAAGCCCTACTTAGGTCAAAATGCTGTTATGGTTTCTACTGGTTCAAGAGGAATTAAAAATATTATCTTAATTGAACACGCTGATTTTTATAGAGATTTCTTTAATAAAAATTACAAACTTGAAAGAATAAAGAATTCAGAATATGTATACTTGATGGTAAATAGTGATTCTGGCTATATCAAAATTGGTACAAGTATAAATCCGCATTATAGAGAAAAAACTCTTCACTCTCAGGAACCAAAAATATTTTTGATTGCTCAATGGAAGTGCAATAAACATGTTGAAAAACAACTTCACGAAAAATTTAAAGATAAAAGAATTCGAGGAGAATGGTTTAATTTACAATTGAAAGATTTAAAAAATATAGAAGAATTTATGTCTAATTACAACTAA
- a CDS encoding IS3 family transposase gives MSRKGNCLDNAIIENFFGILKSELFYLKKYSSISQLKQDIENYIIYYNRERIKSNLNKMSPIQYRAHHYQN, from the coding sequence ATGTCCAGAAAAGGGAATTGTCTGGATAATGCGATTATAGAAAACTTCTTCGGGATATTAAAATCCGAATTGTTTTACCTTAAAAAGTACAGTTCTATAAGTCAATTAAAACAAGATATCGAAAATTATATTATCTATTACAATAGAGAAAGAATCAAGTCAAATTTAAACAAAATGAGCCCGATACAATATCGAGCTCATCATTATCAAAATTAA
- a CDS encoding IS3 family transposase yields the protein MELRHLYDLDLLLNRTNMARSSFYYYEKQNKSVDKYQIIKEFIKSIYHKHKGRYGYRRITDELNNKGITINHKTVFRLMKLLGLKSIIRIKKYKSYKGEQGKIAPNILERNFKSEAPNKKWATDITEFNVSGKKLYLSPIIDLFNQEIISYELAERPVFSQVVVMLKKAFKKIPNNTNLTLHSDQGWQYQMKQYQHLLKKKESYRVCPEKGIVWIMRL from the coding sequence ATGGAATTAAGGCATTTATATGATTTAGATTTACTTTTGAATCGTACTAATATGGCACGTAGCAGTTTTTACTACTATGAAAAACAAAACAAATCTGTGGATAAGTATCAAATCATAAAAGAATTTATAAAATCCATTTATCACAAGCACAAAGGTCGTTATGGCTATAGAAGAATTACCGACGAATTGAACAATAAAGGGATAACTATCAATCATAAAACAGTTTTCAGATTGATGAAGCTATTAGGGCTAAAAAGCATTATTAGAATAAAGAAATATAAATCATATAAAGGGGAACAGGGCAAAATCGCACCTAATATTTTGGAACGCAATTTTAAATCAGAAGCTCCAAATAAAAAATGGGCAACCGACATAACCGAGTTTAATGTATCAGGAAAAAAACTATATTTATCGCCTATTATAGACTTATTCAACCAAGAAATTATCAGTTATGAGCTAGCGGAACGACCCGTATTTAGTCAAGTGGTCGTGATGTTAAAAAAAGCATTTAAGAAAATACCAAACAATACTAATTTGACCTTACATTCTGATCAAGGCTGGCAATACCAAATGAAACAATACCAGCATTTATTGAAAAAAAAGGAATCGTACAGAGTATGTCCAGAAAAGGGAATTGTCTGGATAATGCGATTATAG
- a CDS encoding putative phage abortive infection protein — translation MFEDLKEIWRNIEPKEKSYLKTGLYIILIIGFVSVFLLPWLLTRESISYVDYNKTGAIGDTINGIAGPFIALAGAILTFLAFYIQYKANLEQRNQFTKTIKNQEKETREQLIQYNNNLERQNQEKKEQDKVWKIERFENQFYEMIRLHKENVNEISINLTTSYCIGKEQYINVVKLNGREVFKHLLEEINIIYYIAKSSYIKNTSPNSLINYAYGLFFHGNRYDKKITITSPEEEEYIKFINTIIDINNDHKSTDLTQLKTIVENHIGFKNAVNLNFILGQGHSSYLAHYYRHLYQTVKFVADQNEEFIRYNEKRKYLRILRAQLSNQEQAMLFYNWKSNFGKNWENDTNHYLTDYRMIHNIYNELIIKDFNLIKIFNLMQEEPTYRVEEGRAKDMLFEFEDWEKEILD, via the coding sequence ATGTTTGAAGACTTAAAAGAAATTTGGAGGAATATTGAGCCAAAGGAAAAAAGTTATTTGAAGACAGGTTTGTATATAATATTAATTATTGGCTTTGTATCAGTATTTCTTCTTCCTTGGCTACTAACGCGAGAAAGTATATCTTATGTCGACTATAATAAAACGGGAGCTATAGGGGATACTATAAACGGGATAGCTGGGCCATTTATAGCATTAGCTGGAGCAATTTTAACTTTCTTGGCATTTTATATTCAATATAAAGCCAATTTAGAACAAAGAAATCAATTTACTAAAACAATAAAAAACCAAGAAAAGGAAACTAGAGAACAACTTATCCAGTATAATAACAATTTAGAAAGACAGAATCAGGAAAAAAAGGAACAAGATAAAGTATGGAAAATTGAAAGATTTGAAAATCAATTTTATGAAATGATTAGACTTCATAAAGAAAATGTTAATGAAATTTCAATTAACTTAACTACTTCATATTGCATTGGAAAAGAACAATATATTAACGTTGTAAAATTAAATGGGAGAGAAGTTTTTAAACATTTACTCGAAGAAATAAATATAATTTATTATATAGCTAAAAGTAGCTATATTAAGAATACAAGTCCCAATTCTCTTATTAATTATGCATACGGATTATTTTTTCACGGCAATCGGTATGATAAAAAAATAACTATCACTAGTCCTGAAGAGGAAGAGTACATCAAATTTATAAATACCATAATTGATATTAATAACGACCATAAATCTACAGACTTAACTCAATTAAAAACTATTGTTGAAAATCATATAGGTTTTAAAAATGCTGTAAATTTAAACTTTATATTAGGGCAGGGGCATTCATCATATTTAGCACATTATTATAGGCATTTATATCAAACTGTCAAATTTGTGGCCGACCAAAATGAAGAATTTATAAGATATAATGAAAAAAGAAAATATCTAAGAATTCTGCGAGCACAACTCTCAAACCAAGAACAGGCAATGTTATTTTATAATTGGAAATCCAATTTCGGAAAAAATTGGGAAAATGATACAAATCATTATCTAACTGATTATAGAATGATACACAATATTTATAATGAACTTATAATCAAAGATTTTAATCTTATAAAAATCTTCAATCTAATGCAAGAAGAACCTACTTATAGAGTTGAGGAAGGAAGAGCAAAGGATATGTTATTTGAATTTGAAGATTGGGAAAAAGAAATTTTAGACTAA
- a CDS encoding DUF6922 domain-containing protein, giving the protein MEKSINIAQVFPKHLFWDMDLDKLDFIEDKAIIIPRALYATTSETFEDDILKLEQIYDRSEIVSNLQNTKQNISNMVCRKVSERYNIPSFSRYSLVGI; this is encoded by the coding sequence ATGGAAAAAAGTATTAATATAGCACAGGTTTTCCCAAAACATCTTTTCTGGGATATGGATCTTGATAAACTTGATTTTATCGAAGATAAGGCTATTATTATACCAAGGGCACTCTATGCCACCACTTCAGAGACATTTGAAGATGATATTTTAAAACTCGAACAGATTTATGATCGTTCTGAAATTGTTTCGAATCTTCAAAACACTAAACAGAACATCAGCAATATGGTATGCCGTAAGGTATCCGAAAGATATAATATTCCATCTTTCAGCAGATATAGTCTTGTTGGAATATGA
- a CDS encoding TonB-dependent receptor plug domain-containing protein, giving the protein MNKFSFIKGGKALYCLFLMGSLLSFFPVYSKNGVRKSSTFLQQHHIQGTVTDGTAPLPGVTITLKGKLNATAITDYSGQYSLSASPQDTLVVSFIGFKTAVVPVAGRTTIAIVLHPDTTTLQEVRVNAGYYSVKESERTGSIARITAKDIETQPVTNVLATMQGRMAGVSITQTTGVPGGGFDIKIRGQNSIRTDGNAPLYIIDGVPYASDPIGYNQTASTYPSVTSPLNSINPDAIESIEVLKDADATAIYGSRGANGVVLITTKKGKAGKTTFTVNAATGAGTVTKFMKLMNTEQYLAMRLQAFVNDGLSYGATDYDINGTWDQNRYTDWQKELLGGTSLQQDIQGTLSGGSERTQFLLSGNYHQETTVFLNMPQKVRHYLGHFL; this is encoded by the coding sequence ATGAATAAATTTTCATTTATTAAGGGTGGCAAGGCTCTTTATTGCCTATTTTTAATGGGTTCATTATTGTCTTTCTTCCCTGTTTACTCCAAAAACGGAGTCCGGAAATCATCCACTTTTCTTCAACAACATCACATTCAGGGTACTGTCACAGATGGTACTGCTCCCCTGCCCGGGGTTACGATTACCCTAAAAGGCAAACTCAATGCTACTGCTATTACAGATTATAGCGGTCAATACAGTCTTTCTGCTTCGCCTCAGGATACTTTGGTAGTTTCTTTTATCGGTTTTAAAACGGCTGTCGTTCCTGTTGCGGGGCGTACTACAATTGCTATTGTACTGCATCCTGACACCACAACCTTGCAGGAAGTGCGGGTGAATGCCGGATACTATTCGGTAAAAGAAAGCGAACGTACCGGAAGCATTGCCCGCATTACTGCTAAGGACATTGAAACCCAGCCTGTGACTAATGTGCTGGCTACGATGCAGGGGCGTATGGCGGGTGTGAGCATTACACAGACCACCGGAGTGCCCGGAGGCGGTTTTGACATCAAGATACGTGGACAGAACAGCATCCGTACTGATGGGAATGCGCCTTTGTATATTATAGACGGGGTTCCGTATGCGTCTGACCCCATTGGGTATAACCAGACTGCGTCTACTTACCCGAGTGTTACCAGTCCGCTCAACAGCATCAATCCCGATGCCATTGAAAGCATCGAAGTGCTGAAAGATGCCGATGCTACGGCTATATACGGTTCGCGTGGTGCGAATGGTGTGGTGCTGATTACCACCAAAAAAGGAAAGGCGGGTAAAACTACTTTTACGGTTAATGCGGCAACGGGTGCAGGAACTGTAACGAAATTTATGAAACTCATGAATACAGAACAGTATCTTGCGATGCGCCTACAGGCTTTTGTAAACGACGGGCTGAGTTATGGCGCGACCGATTACGATATTAACGGCACCTGGGACCAGAATCGCTATACCGACTGGCAAAAGGAACTGCTGGGAGGTACATCACTGCAACAGGATATTCAGGGTACGTTATCGGGTGGGTCAGAGCGCACTCAGTTTTTGCTGAGCGGCAATTATCATCAGGAAACCACGGTGTTTCTGAACATGCCCCAAAAAGTTAGACACTATTTGGGGCATTTTTTATGA
- a CDS encoding HNH endonuclease signature motif containing protein, with amino-acid sequence MNQKEYFKISEQKKLPARCPILQYCTRRAYTIYFFNDLSGGETKSIVEILQKEDLLISDFTDKSIKIIGEMPSYINGRHYKVYENFCPEINLFDPIGFRYSRKTASSSGEWDDLRKVKFKNLDYKHYSECSEFSKIQFERNINRRNMADKRKNPTYRQKVRLLQESKNKCAFCAFSDAGRIQFHHIDENSANTILENLISVCPNCHSLIGEKAITEKEVLIKKENLKNDYLLSLKEYKSSIEISNSTLNTPILGNNNVVNLTIKSAQKKIIQKYPEGSIGQNVIMYGYSKYLADRYSEFKNFELKSKGQVFNYASFYGKVKKDFKSGGFFHIPQTRFLELTSYLQRNIDRTVLAKINKSKGVTRNYISLEDYQSENK; translated from the coding sequence ATGAACCAAAAAGAATATTTCAAAATAAGTGAACAAAAAAAACTTCCTGCTAGATGCCCTATATTACAATATTGTACAAGAAGAGCTTACACGATATATTTTTTTAATGATTTATCAGGAGGAGAGACTAAAAGTATTGTAGAAATTCTTCAAAAAGAGGATTTACTAATCTCTGATTTTACAGATAAATCTATAAAAATAATAGGAGAAATGCCTTCATATATAAATGGAAGACATTATAAAGTCTACGAAAATTTTTGCCCAGAAATTAACTTATTCGATCCAATTGGATTCAGATATTCTAGAAAAACGGCTAGTTCAAGTGGAGAGTGGGATGATTTAAGAAAAGTTAAATTCAAAAATTTAGACTATAAACATTATAGCGAATGCTCAGAGTTTTCTAAAATTCAATTTGAGAGAAATATAAATAGAAGAAATATGGCAGATAAAAGGAAAAACCCAACTTATAGGCAAAAAGTTAGGCTTTTGCAAGAATCAAAGAATAAATGTGCTTTTTGTGCTTTTTCGGATGCAGGAAGAATCCAGTTTCATCATATTGATGAAAATTCAGCAAATACAATATTAGAAAATTTAATTTCAGTTTGCCCAAACTGTCATTCACTGATTGGAGAAAAAGCAATCACAGAAAAAGAGGTACTGATTAAAAAAGAAAATCTAAAGAATGATTATTTATTAAGCTTGAAGGAATATAAATCAAGTATTGAAATATCAAACAGTACATTAAATACGCCAATTTTAGGAAATAATAACGTAGTTAATTTGACTATAAAAAGTGCTCAAAAAAAAATAATCCAAAAATATCCAGAAGGATCTATTGGACAAAATGTTATTATGTATGGCTATTCTAAATATTTAGCAGATAGATATTCTGAATTTAAAAATTTTGAATTAAAATCTAAAGGACAAGTTTTTAACTATGCAAGTTTTTATGGAAAGGTAAAAAAGGATTTTAAATCGGGAGGATTTTTTCATATTCCTCAAACTCGTTTTTTAGAATTAACATCATATTTGCAAAGAAATATTGATAGAACTGTTTTAGCAAAAATAAATAAAAGTAAAGGTGTTACACGAAATTATATTTCATTAGAAGATTACCAATCAGAAAACAAATAA
- a CDS encoding AAA family ATPase gives MITKINLNNVASYKSPTALETDKKVNLIYGLNGTGKSTLSNFLNKQTEEKFKNCSVDGLDENKEILVYNQSFIQENFFEPENLKGIFTLSKENKEAETKISNAKKEIEKLEIEKETKDKEFVIEQSSINQKTENAKNTVWKIKTDYSGGDRVLEFCLEGYKGSKDNLFSYIIGLPKPDQKPTKSIDDLKKDLQSISGNNAEKYPYLPKISFPAQIVENEPIFTKQIVGNENSSVSQLIKELGNSDWIKTGLQYLPTEPIKENEICPFCQEKTISNTLLESIKNYFDASYEADISFLKAFLAEYSLIIESIPSKAIFETNPKFETNKKDFEIKRLK, from the coding sequence ATGATAACAAAAATAAACCTAAACAATGTAGCAAGCTATAAAAGTCCAACGGCTTTAGAAACTGATAAAAAAGTAAATCTAATTTATGGTTTAAATGGAACAGGTAAAAGTACTTTATCAAACTTTCTTAATAAACAAACTGAAGAAAAATTTAAAAATTGTTCTGTTGACGGATTAGATGAAAATAAAGAAATACTTGTTTACAATCAATCTTTCATTCAAGAAAACTTTTTTGAACCTGAAAATTTGAAAGGAATTTTTACACTTTCAAAGGAGAATAAAGAAGCAGAAACAAAAATAAGTAATGCTAAAAAAGAAATTGAAAAACTTGAAATTGAAAAAGAAACAAAAGATAAAGAATTTGTTATTGAGCAATCTTCAATAAATCAAAAAACTGAAAATGCGAAAAATACTGTTTGGAAAATCAAAACAGATTATAGCGGTGGTGACAGAGTTCTTGAATTTTGCCTAGAAGGATATAAAGGTTCAAAGGATAATTTATTCAGCTATATTATAGGATTACCCAAACCAGATCAAAAACCGACAAAAAGTATTGACGACCTAAAAAAAGATTTACAATCTATTTCAGGAAATAATGCAGAAAAATACCCTTATTTGCCTAAAATTAGCTTTCCTGCACAAATTGTAGAAAACGAGCCTATATTTACTAAACAAATTGTTGGTAATGAAAATAGTTCTGTATCACAACTAATAAAAGAACTTGGTAATTCTGATTGGATAAAAACCGGCTTACAATACTTACCTACAGAACCAATAAAAGAAAATGAAATTTGTCCATTTTGTCAAGAAAAAACCATTTCAAATACATTATTAGAAAGTATTAAGAATTATTTTGATGCTTCGTACGAAGCTGATATAAGTTTTTTGAAAGCTTTTTTAGCAGAATATTCACTAATAATAGAATCAATTCCAAGTAAAGCAATATTTGAAACAAATCCAAAGTTTGAAACAAACAAAAAGGATTTTGAAATTAAGCGATTAAAATAA
- a CDS encoding helix-turn-helix domain-containing protein, translating into MAELTKEDTILQKKIAERIQFLRLKTGLSQTDFAQKNHIDRQVINRWESIKNKRGVTIYSIQKFCKMLDITLKDFFDDEEFKKDA; encoded by the coding sequence ATGGCAGAATTGACAAAAGAAGATACTATACTACAAAAAAAGATAGCAGAAAGAATCCAGTTTTTACGTTTGAAAACTGGGCTTTCACAAACAGATTTTGCCCAAAAAAACCATATTGATAGGCAAGTAATTAATAGGTGGGAAAGCATTAAAAACAAAAGAGGCGTAACTATATATTCTATTCAAAAATTTTGCAAAATGTTAGATATAACGTTGAAAGATTTTTTTGATGATGAAGAATTTAAGAAAGATGCTTAG
- a CDS encoding restriction endonuclease translates to MNHISLKEAHIIQKVNRVLSDIGFDVKIIEYIGSTPSPDLVAEKIVDNKIYKIAIEIKGDSGQRKALANGVETLNRIQLRNKYDKLLLIIPNQISFKSSYKRLKYKNLKYNPAGIEIIDVEGLDKWANSLPTKEEINNVIFYIRQLNRNLIKLISENANNLKMLEWRDLERVIAEIFEGLGFEVTLTPSSKDGGKDIILECKINAISKTFIVEIKHWRSQQKVGKLAVKEFSQIIINEKREKGLFLSTYGFTNNYFESLTERERKLVHFGDQGKIVELCKKYERVKGGILNPVDTFEEMLFENTLQ, encoded by the coding sequence ATGAATCATATAAGTTTAAAGGAGGCACATATCATTCAAAAAGTAAATCGTGTTTTATCGGATATTGGTTTTGACGTAAAAATAATTGAATATATTGGGTCTACACCAAGTCCAGATTTAGTTGCAGAAAAAATTGTAGACAATAAAATTTATAAAATTGCTATTGAAATAAAAGGCGATTCAGGTCAAAGAAAAGCATTAGCTAATGGAGTTGAAACACTTAATAGAATTCAATTACGAAATAAATATGATAAATTGCTATTAATCATTCCTAATCAAATTTCTTTTAAATCAAGTTATAAAAGATTAAAATATAAGAATTTAAAATACAATCCTGCGGGAATAGAAATTATTGATGTCGAAGGCCTGGACAAATGGGCCAATAGTCTTCCTACGAAAGAGGAAATTAATAATGTTATATTTTACATTAGACAATTAAATAGAAATTTGATTAAACTTATCTCTGAAAATGCAAATAACTTGAAAATGTTAGAATGGCGTGATTTAGAAAGAGTAATTGCTGAAATATTTGAAGGTTTAGGTTTTGAGGTGACTTTAACGCCTTCAAGCAAAGATGGAGGAAAAGATATCATTTTGGAGTGCAAAATAAATGCCATTTCTAAAACATTTATTGTAGAAATAAAACACTGGAGAAGTCAACAAAAAGTTGGTAAATTGGCGGTAAAAGAGTTTAGCCAAATAATAATTAACGAAAAAAGAGAAAAAGGACTTTTTTTATCTACCTATGGCTTTACTAATAATTACTTTGAAAGCTTAACTGAAAGAGAAAGAAAATTGGTTCATTTTGGTGATCAAGGTAAAATTGTTGAACTATGCAAAAAGTATGAAAGAGTAAAAGGTGGAATATTGAATCCAGTTGATACTTTTGAAGAAATGTTGTTTGAAAATACTTTACAATAA